The following coding sequences are from one Planctomycetota bacterium window:
- the rnhA gene encoding ribonuclease HI, producing the protein MSGARRPHVELYTDGACSGNPGPGGWAFILRHPSSGAEIERSGGEAGTTNNRMELRAVIEGLRALTRPSRVDLYSDSQYVLKGLDEWMDAWKRRGWKTADKKPVKNQDLWEELDGLRGEHELAFHWIRGHAEHPENERCDALAVAAARGAAGRA; encoded by the coding sequence GTGAGCGGGGCGCGCCGGCCGCATGTGGAGCTGTACACCGACGGCGCCTGCTCGGGCAACCCGGGGCCGGGCGGGTGGGCGTTCATCCTGCGGCATCCCTCGAGCGGGGCGGAGATAGAGCGCAGCGGGGGCGAGGCGGGCACGACGAACAACCGGATGGAACTGCGCGCCGTGATCGAGGGGCTGCGGGCGCTCACGCGTCCGTCGCGGGTGGACCTGTATTCCGACTCGCAGTACGTGCTCAAGGGCCTGGACGAGTGGATGGACGCGTGGAAGCGGCGCGGGTGGAAGACGGCGGACAAGAAGCCCGTGAAGAACCAGGACCTGTGGGAGGAGCTGGACGGGCTGCGGGGCGAGCACGAACTCGCGTTTCACTGGATCCGCGGGCACGCCGAGCACCCCGAGAACGAACGCTGCGACGCGCTGGCGGTGGCGGCGGCGCGGGGGGCGGCGGGCCGGGCGTAG
- a CDS encoding TatD family hydrolase translates to MIDTHCHLTFPDFGPDRFPGGVAGVLRDAAAAGVDGCITISTTHPDAVAARAIARLHPNVWCSAGVHPLYSDEGPHDWGVLREVARDEKCVAWGELGLDNHYETPPRDVQRQVLEEQLAFIAQCRREGIEKPIVLHCREAFADLIPMLRASGLDATRMVFHCFTGSPADMRLLLDFGASVSFTGVLTYRNAGEVREAAALVPAGRFMVETDAPFLSPEPRRTERPCRPSMCALTARRLAEVRGVSFEALHEEVNETTARFFGVRGASRAGWAGHASGGEGRGA, encoded by the coding sequence GTGATCGACACGCACTGCCACCTGACGTTCCCGGATTTCGGCCCGGACCGCTTCCCGGGCGGGGTCGCGGGCGTGCTGCGCGACGCCGCCGCGGCGGGCGTGGACGGGTGCATCACGATCTCCACAACACACCCGGACGCGGTGGCGGCGCGGGCGATCGCCCGGTTGCACCCGAACGTCTGGTGCAGCGCGGGCGTGCACCCGCTGTACAGCGACGAAGGACCGCACGACTGGGGCGTGCTCCGCGAGGTTGCGCGCGACGAAAAGTGCGTGGCGTGGGGTGAACTCGGGCTCGACAACCATTACGAAACGCCGCCGCGCGACGTGCAGCGCCAGGTGCTGGAAGAGCAGCTCGCGTTCATCGCGCAGTGCCGTCGCGAGGGGATCGAGAAGCCGATCGTGCTGCACTGCCGCGAGGCGTTCGCGGATCTCATCCCGATGCTGCGTGCGAGCGGGCTGGACGCGACGAGGATGGTGTTTCACTGCTTCACGGGTTCGCCCGCGGACATGCGGCTGCTGCTCGACTTCGGCGCGAGCGTGAGTTTCACGGGCGTGCTGACGTACCGCAACGCGGGCGAGGTGCGCGAGGCGGCGGCGCTGGTGCCCGCGGGGCGGTTCATGGTCGAGACCGACGCGCCGTTCCTCAGCCCCGAGCCCCGCCGGACCGAGCGCCCGTGCCGCCCGTCGATGTGTGCGCTCACGGCCCGGCGCCTCGCGGAGGTGCGGGGCGTGTCGTTCGAGGCGCTGCACGAAGAGGTGAACGAGACGACCGCGCGGTTCTTCGGCGTCCGGGGCGCGTCCCGTGCGGGCTGGGCGGGGCACGCGTCGGGCGGGGAGGGCCGGGGCGCATGA
- a CDS encoding prepilin-type N-terminal cleavage/methylation domain-containing protein: MVVLKPGLRAPRGRRGFSLIEMLIALTITATLLTATFTALDTSYRAYKITTEGASTNVIARMVMARTSTMIRTGEQFGPYPEDVLDPAQNPVVSTFIEFESFNDGAGNRRVIRLERRDQSDPQRGPYELWYVQTDVVSDVPGTPVERPLLAGVTGASFVLEYDVGPRLRRATVDITVKPNDYQDAGFHANLETPTIRLVTTVTPRRIDE; this comes from the coding sequence ATGGTCGTACTGAAGCCGGGCCTGCGGGCCCCGCGGGGCCGCCGCGGGTTCAGCCTGATCGAGATGCTGATCGCCCTGACGATCACGGCGACGCTGCTGACAGCGACGTTCACGGCGCTGGACACCTCGTACCGGGCGTACAAGATCACGACCGAAGGGGCGAGCACGAACGTCATCGCGCGGATGGTGATGGCGCGCACGTCGACGATGATCAGGACGGGCGAGCAGTTCGGGCCCTACCCCGAGGACGTCCTCGACCCCGCGCAGAACCCGGTGGTCTCGACCTTCATCGAGTTCGAGTCGTTCAACGACGGGGCGGGCAACCGCCGGGTCATCCGGCTCGAGCGCCGGGACCAGTCGGACCCGCAGCGCGGGCCGTACGAGCTGTGGTACGTGCAGACGGACGTGGTGAGCGACGTGCCGGGCACGCCGGTGGAGCGCCCGCTGCTGGCCGGGGTCACGGGCGCGAGCTTCGTGCTCGAGTACGACGTCGGGCCTCGTCTGCGCCGGGCGACGGTGGACATCACGGTGAAGCCCAACGATTACCAGGACGCGGGCTTCCACGCGAACCTCGAGACGCCGACCATCCGGCTGGTGACGACCGTCACGCCGCGCCGGATCGACGAGTAG
- a CDS encoding prepilin-type N-terminal cleavage/methylation domain-containing protein — MVSSRRRFSGVGGRRRGFTLLESMMALIIIALGVLAFVDAQSAFTRSNTWSSQAATGMLLANEVREMTRRMSRHDPVTGLVLVNGTTLQGWGIESNETTIDDLDDLDDLDGMSFGLGGTFPGPVDALGEIVPELELDGSPRTDEGQLVPLVGWRQAVTVEKVDPYNFSQARADSYQQAASGQWPSVGVDGFPLRVTVVVTYQALGETQATEITRLTWIVPP; from the coding sequence ATGGTCTCGTCGCGCAGGCGGTTCTCGGGGGTGGGGGGTCGACGCCGGGGGTTCACGCTCCTGGAGTCGATGATGGCCCTCATCATCATCGCGCTGGGTGTGCTCGCGTTCGTCGATGCGCAGTCCGCGTTCACGCGGTCGAACACCTGGTCCAGCCAGGCCGCCACCGGCATGCTGCTGGCGAACGAGGTGCGGGAGATGACGCGCCGCATGAGCCGGCACGACCCGGTGACCGGGCTGGTGCTGGTCAACGGCACGACGCTGCAGGGGTGGGGGATCGAGTCGAACGAGACGACCATCGATGATCTGGACGACCTGGACGATCTGGACGGGATGTCGTTCGGGCTGGGGGGCACGTTCCCCGGGCCGGTCGACGCCCTGGGCGAGATCGTCCCCGAACTGGAGCTGGACGGCTCGCCCCGCACGGACGAGGGGCAGCTCGTCCCGCTCGTGGGCTGGCGACAGGCCGTGACCGTCGAGAAGGTCGATCCGTACAACTTCTCGCAGGCGCGTGCGGACTCGTACCAGCAGGCGGCGAGCGGGCAGTGGCCCTCCGTCGGGGTGGACGGCTTCCCGCTCCGCGTGACCGTGGTCGTCACCTACCAGGCGCTGGGCGAGACGCAGGCGACGGAGATCACGCGCCTGACGTGGATCGTGCCCCCGTGA
- a CDS encoding type II secretion system F family protein, with product MPNYRYQVRTSAGQVQAGVIAADNATTAAAILRNQGAHVLSLSVQSSGLGGAGLQAKLKELNAGTPTQKHVLDFTTQLAVMVRAGINLRAALEGIAEQTQHVGFKKVVQQLRQDVEGGKQFSEAIAKHPKLFNPLYVNMVRASEMSGSFSRMLDRIAGYITQQIETRKMVVGAAIYPAIIGGLAVCVTVFLLTFVLPKFAAVFQGKEDVLPWATKFLLGLSNFMVTNWYLLLGGVAALFGGLYAFCKTEVGSFWVDRLKLGIPIVRTMFRSLYISRSLQTMGQLINAGVPMLDTIAITGDISGNQIFRGLWRKVHASVKQGKKVTQPLMQAEVLPRAVVQMIAAGEESGKLGEVLDEIATYYAKQLKDHIKAVTGMIEPIMILMMGTVVGFIAMAIILPIFKMSQIVK from the coding sequence ATGCCGAACTACCGATACCAGGTTCGAACGAGCGCGGGGCAGGTGCAGGCGGGGGTGATCGCGGCCGACAACGCGACGACCGCGGCGGCGATCCTGCGGAACCAGGGCGCGCACGTGCTGTCGCTGAGCGTGCAGTCGAGCGGGCTGGGCGGCGCGGGGCTGCAGGCGAAGCTGAAGGAGCTGAACGCCGGCACGCCGACGCAGAAGCACGTGCTGGACTTCACGACGCAGCTGGCGGTGATGGTGCGGGCGGGCATCAACCTGCGTGCGGCCCTCGAGGGGATCGCGGAGCAGACGCAGCACGTGGGGTTCAAGAAGGTGGTGCAGCAGCTGCGCCAGGACGTGGAGGGGGGCAAGCAGTTCAGCGAGGCGATCGCGAAGCACCCCAAGCTGTTCAACCCGCTGTACGTGAACATGGTGCGCGCGAGCGAGATGTCCGGGTCGTTCAGCCGCATGCTGGACCGCATCGCGGGGTACATCACGCAGCAGATCGAGACGCGCAAGATGGTGGTGGGGGCGGCGATCTACCCGGCGATCATCGGCGGGCTGGCCGTCTGCGTCACCGTGTTCCTGCTGACGTTCGTGCTGCCGAAGTTCGCGGCGGTCTTCCAGGGCAAGGAGGACGTGCTCCCGTGGGCGACGAAGTTCCTGCTCGGGCTGTCGAACTTCATGGTGACGAACTGGTACCTGCTGCTGGGCGGTGTGGCGGCGCTCTTCGGGGGCCTGTACGCCTTCTGCAAGACGGAGGTCGGCTCGTTCTGGGTCGACCGGCTGAAGCTGGGCATCCCGATCGTGCGGACGATGTTCCGGTCGCTGTACATCTCGCGCTCGTTGCAGACCATGGGGCAGCTCATCAACGCGGGCGTGCCGATGCTGGACACCATCGCGATCACCGGGGACATCTCGGGCAACCAGATCTTCCGGGGGCTGTGGCGCAAGGTGCACGCGAGCGTGAAGCAGGGCAAGAAGGTCACCCAGCCGCTCATGCAGGCCGAGGTGCTCCCGCGCGCGGTGGTGCAGATGATCGCGGCGGGGGAAGAGTCCGGAAAGCTGGGCGAGGTGCTCGACGAGATCGCGACCTACTACGCCAAGCAGCTCAAGGACCACATCAAGGCGGTTACCGGCATGATCGAGCCCATCATGATCCTCATGATGGGCACAGTCGTTGGATTCATCGCGATGGCGATCATCCTGCCGATCTTCAAGATGAGCCAGATCGTCAAGTGA
- the galE gene encoding UDP-glucose 4-epimerase GalE translates to MSILVTGGAGYIGSHAVQRLLRDGRTVVSVDNLFRGHARAMELLKGAHPGRLTFVRGDVTDGAFVRGLLDEHRVDTVMHFAALAYVGESVDNPLEYYHHNVTGLAGVLRACEQARSPVTRFVFSSSCSTYGQPAPERIPVREDCPQAPVSPYGRTKLIGEMMLRDFAERPAARDWSCAMLRYFNVCGSDRSGLLGEDHTPETHLVPVVLQAALGLRPHVGIFGTDYPTPDGTCVRDYVHVEDLVDAHVRVLDAMRPGTLLAYNVGIGRGYSVREIIDAARRVTGRDIRVVEQARRAGDPPVVFNDPARISRELGWTPGVTSLDEMIASAWRWMLAHPKGYAS, encoded by the coding sequence ATGTCGATTCTGGTGACAGGCGGGGCGGGGTACATCGGGTCGCACGCCGTGCAGCGGTTGCTGCGCGACGGGCGGACGGTGGTGTCGGTGGACAATCTCTTCCGCGGGCACGCCCGCGCGATGGAACTGCTGAAGGGGGCGCACCCGGGGCGCCTGACATTCGTCCGGGGCGACGTGACGGACGGCGCGTTCGTGCGGGGCCTGCTCGACGAGCACCGCGTGGACACGGTGATGCACTTCGCCGCGCTCGCGTACGTGGGCGAGTCGGTCGACAACCCGCTCGAGTACTACCACCACAACGTCACGGGGCTGGCCGGCGTGCTGCGCGCGTGCGAGCAGGCCCGCTCGCCCGTGACGCGCTTCGTGTTCTCCTCGTCGTGCTCGACGTACGGGCAGCCCGCGCCCGAGCGGATCCCCGTGCGTGAAGACTGCCCCCAGGCGCCCGTCTCGCCCTACGGACGCACGAAGCTCATCGGCGAGATGATGCTGCGCGACTTCGCCGAGCGCCCCGCCGCCCGCGACTGGTCGTGCGCGATGCTCCGCTACTTCAACGTCTGCGGGAGCGACCGCTCCGGGCTGCTGGGCGAGGACCACACGCCCGAGACGCACCTGGTGCCCGTCGTGCTGCAGGCGGCCCTGGGCCTGCGCCCGCACGTAGGGATCTTCGGCACCGACTACCCCACGCCCGACGGCACGTGCGTGCGCGACTACGTGCACGTCGAAGACCTGGTCGATGCGCACGTCCGCGTGCTCGACGCGATGCGCCCCGGAACGCTGCTCGCGTACAACGTCGGCATCGGACGGGGGTACTCGGTGCGCGAGATCATCGACGCCGCCCGGCGCGTCACGGGGCGCGACATCCGCGTCGTCGAGCAGGCGCGCCGCGCGGGCGACCCGCCGGTGGTGTTCAATGATCCCGCCCGCATCTCGCGCGAACTGGGCTGGACGCCGGGCGTCACGAGCCTCGACGAGATGATCGCCTCGGCGTGGCGCTGGATGCTGGCGCACCCCAAGGGGTACGCGTCATGA
- the lgt gene encoding prolipoprotein diacylglyceryl transferase — translation MSTTLAAYLHDLSPFVFRVGSGFGLRWYGLSYVAGFVVAWLWMRWMARRGITPLSPDRVTDAMVYLVGGVLVGGRLGYVLFYRPDLLADFSGSFPWWGVLRLNEGGMASHGGIAGVIIASFLIARPGREPGGAPTPRVPVLHVLDLFALACTPGLLFGRLANFINGELLGKVVAGPGEAAPWWSVRYPQEAYTPQAPDGQEAALSVMLEKYRLPTEQTDIETYERIVGALQSGGVRAREIAADLAPLLSARHPSQLYQGATEGLLAGAALWMIWRRPRLPGVVGAWFLILYGVVRVLTEFIRLPDSHLAVQRIAGLSRGQWLSVAMIVVGAVAIAIIRARGAPAMGGWGRAGQAERTGRAGARNSGEVRP, via the coding sequence ATGAGCACCACGCTGGCGGCGTACCTGCACGACCTCAGCCCGTTCGTCTTCCGCGTGGGATCCGGCTTCGGGCTGCGCTGGTACGGGCTGTCGTACGTCGCGGGGTTCGTGGTCGCGTGGCTGTGGATGCGCTGGATGGCCCGGCGGGGCATCACGCCCCTCTCGCCCGACCGCGTGACCGACGCGATGGTGTACCTCGTCGGCGGGGTGCTTGTGGGTGGGCGCCTGGGGTACGTGCTGTTCTACAGGCCCGATTTGCTCGCGGACTTCTCGGGGTCGTTCCCGTGGTGGGGCGTGCTGCGCCTCAACGAGGGCGGGATGGCGAGCCACGGCGGGATCGCGGGGGTCATCATCGCGTCGTTCCTCATCGCGCGCCCCGGGCGAGAGCCGGGCGGCGCGCCCACCCCCCGCGTGCCGGTGCTGCACGTGCTGGACTTGTTCGCGCTCGCGTGCACGCCCGGGCTGCTCTTCGGACGCCTGGCGAACTTCATCAACGGCGAACTGCTCGGCAAGGTCGTCGCGGGGCCCGGCGAGGCGGCCCCCTGGTGGAGCGTGCGCTACCCGCAGGAGGCGTACACGCCGCAGGCGCCCGACGGGCAGGAGGCGGCGCTGTCCGTGATGCTCGAGAAGTACCGCCTGCCGACGGAGCAGACCGACATCGAGACGTACGAGCGGATCGTGGGCGCGCTGCAATCCGGCGGCGTCCGCGCCCGCGAGATCGCCGCCGACCTCGCGCCGCTTCTCTCCGCGCGGCATCCCTCGCAGCTCTACCAGGGCGCGACGGAGGGCCTGCTGGCGGGGGCGGCGCTCTGGATGATCTGGCGACGCCCGCGCCTCCCGGGCGTGGTGGGGGCCTGGTTCCTCATCCTCTACGGCGTGGTGCGGGTGCTGACGGAGTTCATCCGCCTGCCGGATTCTCACCTCGCGGTGCAGCGCATCGCCGGGCTCTCGCGTGGGCAGTGGCTGTCGGTGGCGATGATCGTCGTGGGGGCTGTGGCGATCGCGATCATCCGTGCCCGGGGCGCCCCGGCGATGGGCGGCTGGGGGCGGGCGGGCCAGGCGGAACGGACCGGGCGGGCGGGCGCGAGAAATTCCGGGGAAGTGCGTCCCTGA
- a CDS encoding type IV pilus twitching motility protein PilT produces the protein MELTKILKAAYEADASDVHLIAGQPPTVRIHQVMTPLEMPVLTRELVRKYLEQMAPPEALATFERNKDADFSFQAEGLARYRVNGHMQRSTVALAMRMIKTKVPPLANLGLPEVIARLTYLPRGLVLVTGDTGSGKSTTLAAMIDAMNQRYRKHIITLEDPVEYVFESKECVIEQRELGADMPSFASGLKHALRQDPDIILVGEMRDLETTALAISAAETGHLVLSTLHTCSASQTVERIIDMYPGGQQNQIRSMLAATLQAVLSQTLFARTDRPGMVPAVEVLLCTPAVRNLIREARTFEIPNVIETSRAIGMCSLDSSIAELYFNGYISREDAIAQSVYPDKLERQLAA, from the coding sequence GTGGAACTGACGAAGATTCTGAAGGCGGCGTACGAGGCGGACGCGTCGGACGTGCACCTGATCGCCGGGCAGCCCCCGACGGTGCGCATCCACCAGGTGATGACGCCGCTGGAGATGCCGGTGCTGACGCGCGAGCTCGTGCGCAAGTACCTCGAGCAGATGGCCCCGCCCGAGGCGCTGGCGACGTTCGAGCGGAACAAGGACGCGGACTTCTCGTTCCAGGCGGAGGGGCTGGCCCGCTACCGCGTGAACGGGCACATGCAGCGCAGCACGGTGGCGCTGGCGATGCGCATGATCAAGACGAAGGTGCCCCCGCTCGCCAACCTGGGCCTGCCGGAGGTCATCGCGCGTCTCACGTACCTCCCCCGCGGGCTGGTGCTCGTCACGGGCGACACGGGCTCGGGTAAGTCGACGACGCTGGCGGCGATGATCGACGCGATGAACCAGCGGTACCGCAAGCACATCATCACGCTCGAGGACCCGGTGGAGTACGTCTTCGAGAGCAAGGAGTGCGTGATCGAGCAGCGCGAGCTGGGCGCCGACATGCCGAGCTTCGCGAGCGGGCTCAAGCACGCGCTGCGTCAGGACCCGGACATCATCCTGGTGGGCGAAATGCGCGACCTGGAGACGACCGCCCTGGCGATCTCGGCGGCCGAGACCGGGCACCTGGTGCTGTCCACCCTGCACACGTGCAGCGCGAGCCAGACGGTGGAGCGCATCATCGACATGTACCCGGGCGGGCAGCAGAACCAGATCCGCTCGATGCTGGCGGCGACGCTGCAGGCGGTGCTGAGCCAGACGCTGTTCGCGCGGACGGACCGCCCGGGCATGGTGCCGGCGGTGGAGGTGCTGCTGTGCACGCCGGCGGTGCGGAACCTGATCCGCGAGGCGCGGACGTTCGAGATCCCCAACGTGATCGAGACGAGCCGGGCGATCGGGATGTGCAGCCTGGACAGCAGCATCGCGGAGCTGTACTTCAACGGGTACATCAGCCGGGAAGACGCGATCGCGCAGTCGGTGTACCCGGACAAGCTGGAGCGTCAGCTGGCGGCGTAG
- a CDS encoding NAD(P)H-hydrate dehydratase, which translates to MTGDAHAPVPALLPARDPDGHKGTFGTVLVVGGCCADRRWMAGAPTLAALGALRAGAGLVRVLAPDRVLPHVIGACPAAVGYAMPTDLDGDVSASDAAEAFDRAADGADAIVIGPGLGPGPGTAAVALRGVQRDDIPIVVDADALNALAQTPDLFRDLRARAIFTPHPGEFARLASALRITHSATNPRTRVAACQALAQRLGCVCVLKGAGTVVGDAIRAWTCGHRTPVLGTGGTGDVLAGLLGGLLAQFAGSPHALSLVDLASAGVEAHARAGERWTARHGADAGMLPTELADELPGALAELRAPTRRSGAA; encoded by the coding sequence ATGACCGGCGACGCGCACGCGCCGGTGCCGGCGCTGCTCCCGGCGCGCGACCCCGACGGGCACAAGGGCACGTTCGGCACGGTGCTCGTGGTCGGGGGCTGCTGCGCCGATCGGCGATGGATGGCCGGGGCGCCCACGCTCGCGGCGCTCGGGGCGCTCCGGGCCGGCGCGGGGCTCGTGCGCGTGCTCGCGCCCGACCGCGTGCTGCCGCACGTCATCGGCGCCTGCCCCGCCGCCGTCGGCTACGCGATGCCCACCGACCTCGACGGCGACGTCTCGGCGAGCGACGCCGCCGAAGCCTTCGACCGTGCGGCGGACGGCGCCGACGCCATCGTCATCGGCCCCGGGCTGGGCCCCGGGCCCGGCACGGCGGCCGTGGCCCTGCGGGGCGTGCAGCGCGACGACATCCCGATCGTCGTCGACGCCGACGCGCTCAACGCGCTCGCCCAGACTCCGGACCTGTTCCGCGACCTGCGCGCCCGGGCCATCTTCACCCCCCACCCCGGCGAGTTCGCCCGCCTCGCGTCCGCCCTGCGCATCACGCACAGCGCCACCAACCCCCGCACGCGCGTCGCGGCGTGCCAGGCCCTCGCCCAGCGCCTCGGCTGCGTCTGCGTCCTCAAGGGCGCGGGCACCGTCGTCGGCGATGCCATCCGCGCCTGGACGTGCGGGCACCGAACCCCCGTGCTCGGCACCGGCGGCACGGGCGACGTGCTCGCCGGGCTCCTCGGCGGGCTGCTCGCGCAGTTCGCCGGCTCCCCGCACGCACTCTCGCTCGTCGACCTCGCCAGCGCGGGCGTCGAGGCGCACGCGCGCGCGGGCGAACGCTGGACGGCCCGGCACGGCGCCGACGCCGGCATGCTCCCCACCGAACTCGCCGACGAACTCCCCGGCGCGCTCGCGGAACTTCGCGCGCCTACTCGTCGATCCGGCGCGGCGTGA
- a CDS encoding transglutaminase-like domain-containing protein: MRRTPGLLVAGLLALAAPGAWAQESRSPPAPTSPAPASPALPAVLDPTPQEETQSDRWYSLEMMGAKAGWMRTSRSRTDGRLTSRSVLRVEASRGAQGAVTMHMESEFVETPEGAPVAMRRVQRLGATDVVQSYVFREQDVEMTSTQSGQTTTTTLPRPEGAWLTPAAAEQFVRQRFKSGAKEISVRTISPEYGMTPVTITRRLDGRERIAAMGRDLDAVRWRVENTIAPQLASTEWTDEEGELVRSVTPLGPLTLTMTASTRDAALARSGTPAPEAMVSTFVKGSRQIANPRRVRRASYVLSLADGRIDDLPSAGMQQVTRLDERRVRVDVEVGRSTAATPAELTPRARATYLASTTLCRADDEVIKELAARGVQGAGESAADRAEALRRLVNRHIKRKTLDVGFATASEVARRREGDCSEHGVLLAALLRAEGIPSRVVAGLIYADEFAGATDIFGYHMWTQALVEINGEPRWIDLDATFPAGIPADATHIALDLSALTDEDPTAGLMSVASVMGRLSIEVEKTE; this comes from the coding sequence GTGCGCAGGACCCCTGGCCTGCTGGTCGCGGGGCTGCTGGCGCTGGCGGCCCCGGGGGCGTGGGCGCAGGAGTCGCGTTCTCCGCCCGCGCCAACATCGCCGGCACCGGCATCGCCCGCTCTGCCGGCAGTCCTCGATCCCACGCCGCAGGAAGAGACACAGTCCGACCGGTGGTACTCGCTGGAGATGATGGGCGCCAAGGCCGGCTGGATGCGTACGTCGCGCTCCCGCACGGACGGCCGCCTGACGTCGCGCTCGGTGCTGCGCGTGGAAGCCTCGCGGGGCGCGCAGGGCGCGGTCACCATGCACATGGAGAGCGAGTTCGTGGAGACGCCCGAGGGCGCCCCGGTCGCCATGCGGCGCGTGCAGCGCCTGGGCGCGACCGACGTCGTGCAGTCGTACGTCTTCCGCGAGCAGGACGTCGAGATGACCAGCACGCAGAGCGGGCAGACGACAACGACGACCCTTCCCAGGCCCGAGGGCGCGTGGCTGACCCCGGCCGCCGCCGAGCAGTTCGTCCGCCAGCGCTTCAAGTCCGGGGCGAAGGAGATCTCGGTGCGGACGATCTCGCCCGAGTACGGGATGACGCCGGTCACGATCACCCGTCGTCTCGACGGACGCGAGCGGATCGCGGCGATGGGGCGCGACCTCGACGCCGTCCGCTGGCGCGTCGAGAACACGATCGCCCCGCAGCTCGCGTCGACCGAGTGGACCGACGAAGAGGGCGAGCTGGTGCGATCGGTGACGCCGCTGGGCCCGCTGACGCTGACGATGACGGCGTCGACACGCGACGCGGCGCTCGCGCGCTCGGGCACGCCCGCCCCCGAGGCGATGGTCAGCACGTTCGTGAAGGGCTCGCGCCAGATCGCGAACCCGCGGCGCGTGCGCCGGGCGTCGTACGTCCTCAGCCTCGCCGACGGGCGGATCGACGACCTGCCCTCCGCCGGGATGCAGCAGGTGACGCGCCTCGACGAGCGCCGGGTGCGCGTCGATGTCGAGGTGGGGCGCTCCACGGCGGCCACGCCCGCCGAACTGACCCCGCGCGCACGCGCCACCTATCTCGCCTCCACCACGCTCTGCCGCGCCGACGACGAGGTGATCAAGGAACTGGCGGCCCGGGGCGTGCAGGGCGCCGGCGAGTCGGCGGCCGACCGCGCCGAGGCGCTGCGGCGCCTCGTGAACAGGCACATCAAGCGCAAGACACTGGACGTGGGCTTCGCCACCGCCTCGGAGGTCGCGCGCCGGCGCGAGGGGGACTGCTCGGAGCACGGCGTGCTGCTCGCGGCGCTGCTGCGGGCCGAGGGCATCCCCTCGCGCGTCGTCGCGGGGCTCATCTACGCCGACGAGTTCGCCGGCGCCACCGACATCTTCGGCTATCACATGTGGACGCAGGCGCTCGTCGAGATCAACGGCGAGCCGCGCTGGATCGACCTCGACGCCACCTTTCCCGCCGGCATCCCCGCCGACGCGACGCACATCGCGCTGGACCTGTCGGCGCTGACCGACGAGGATCCCACCGCCGGGCTGATGAGCGTCGCGAGCGTGATGGGTCGGCTGTCGATCGAGGTGGAGAAGACCGAATGA